The following coding sequences lie in one Notolabrus celidotus isolate fNotCel1 chromosome 20, fNotCel1.pri, whole genome shotgun sequence genomic window:
- the tmem98 gene encoding transmembrane protein 98, with product METVVIVAIGVLATIFLASFVALVVVCRHRYCHPHDLLHPFDSKPTQDLIGAMETQSEQSELELDDVVITNPHIEAILENEDWIEDASGLVSHCISILKICHTLTEKLVAMTMGSGAKVKAPASLSDIISVAKRISPRVDDVVRSMYPPLDPILLDARATALLLSVSHLVLVTRNACHMSGSMDWIDQSLHAAEDHMVVLREAALASEPERCIPGADAQKEQAI from the exons ATGGAGACGGTGGTGATTGTGGCCATCGGGGTTTTGGCCACCATTTTCCTGGCCTCCTTCGTCGCCCTGGTGGTGGTGTGCAGACACCGCTACTGCCACCCTCACGACCTGCTGCACCCCTTCGACTCCAA GCCCACGCAGGATCTGATTGGAGCCATGGAAACTCAGAGTGAGCAGTCAGAGCTGGAGCTGGACGATGTGGTCATCACCAACCCCCACATCGAAGCCATCTTGGAGAATGAGGACTGGATAGAGGACGCCTC TGGGTTGGTCTCTCACTGCATTTCTATCTTAAAG ATCTGCCACACCTTAACAGAAAAGCTGGTTGCAATGACAATGGGCTCAGGGGCAAAGGTCAAAGCACCAGCCAGCCTAAGTGACATCATCAGTGTCGCCAAACGCATCAGCCCGAG GGTGGACGATGTGGTCAGATCCATGTACCCGCCTTTGGATCCAATCCTCCTGGATGCTAG GGCCACTGCTCTCCTCCTTTCAGTCAGCCACCTGGTGCTGGTCACCCGCAACGCCTGTCACATGTCCGGCAGTATGGACTGGATTGATCAGTCGCTCCATGCGGCAGAGGATCACATGGTGGTTTTGCGTGAGGCGGCGCTGGCCTCTGAACCAGAACGATGCATACCTGGAGCTGACGCACAGAAAGAGCAGGCCATctaa